The following is a genomic window from Verrucosispora sp. WMMD573.
AGGACCGCTCGGCGCTGGAGATGCTGCGAGAACGCATACGCGACGGGCGGCTCGTACCCGGACGATCGGTGGTGATCGAGTCCAGTTCCGGAAATCTAGGAATCGGGCTCGCGCAGGTCTGCGGGTACTACGGAATTCGCTTCATCTGTGTGGTCGACCCGCGCACCAACAAGGACAACATCGCCATCATGCGGGCGCTCGGCGCGCAGGTCGAGGTGGTCACCGATGTTGACCCGGCCACCGGAGAGTACCTGCCCGTTCGCATCCGTCGGGTGCGTGAACTCGTCGCGACGATCGATCACGCCTACTGCCCGGACCAGTATTCGAACCCGCTCAACCCGCAGGCGCACCGTACGACCGTACGAGAGATCGTGCGGGCCCTGCCGGAAGTCGACTACCTGTTCTGCGCCACGAGTTCCTGCGGCACCCTGCGGGGGTGCGCCGAATACATCCGGACGCACCAACTGCCGGTGACCATCGTGGCGGTGGACGCCCTGGGCAGCGCGATATTCGGCCCAGCGGTCGGGTGGCGGATGATTCCCGGCCACGGCGCATCGGTGCGTCCGAAGCTGTACCGCAACGACCTGGCTGACGTCGTGGTCCGGGTCGACGATCTCGACGCGATTGTGGCGTGCCGCCGATTGGCCGCCCGTGAGGCGATTCTCGTCGGTGGCTCGTCGGGTGCGGTCGTGGCGGGCCTGGATCAGATGCGCGATCAGATCCGACCCGGGGCCACCTGCGCGATGGTCTTTCCCGACCGCGGTGAGCGGTACCTCGACACCATTTACGACGACGACTGGGTCATGCGGTACTTCGGCGACGTGTCGCACCTGTGGACCAAGCCCGACCTGGAGGCGGCGCCATGTTGATTCTGGGAGCAGGCGAGGTCCG
Proteins encoded in this region:
- the sbnA gene encoding 2,3-diaminopropionate biosynthesis protein SbnA encodes the protein MTEQTPTGSGVLATIGATPIVELVKLDPESPFRTFAKLESHNPGGSIKDRSALEMLRERIRDGRLVPGRSVVIESSSGNLGIGLAQVCGYYGIRFICVVDPRTNKDNIAIMRALGAQVEVVTDVDPATGEYLPVRIRRVRELVATIDHAYCPDQYSNPLNPQAHRTTVREIVRALPEVDYLFCATSSCGTLRGCAEYIRTHQLPVTIVAVDALGSAIFGPAVGWRMIPGHGASVRPKLYRNDLADVVVRVDDLDAIVACRRLAAREAILVGGSSGAVVAGLDQMRDQIRPGATCAMVFPDRGERYLDTIYDDDWVMRYFGDVSHLWTKPDLEAAPC